The Rattus norvegicus strain BN/NHsdMcwi chromosome 2, GRCr8, whole genome shotgun sequence nucleotide sequence AGCAATGAGGGCAAGTCTAGTCGACGTATGAATGCCTGTTTTTCTAGCAGCCTGTGAAATCTCTGCTTGCAGCTTTTCCAACTGAGCCTAAGAGCAAGACCAAACAAGGTAGGGAGGTAAGTTAGAGCAAAGAACGTCGTAGAGACACAAATTTGACAACAAATTTAACTCTTATTAAATTCTCACACCTAATGTAATGAGTTCACAACGTCTCAAGGGTTTGAAAGAGAAGCTGCCTCACTTTACTCGGTTTACTTACTCCCCCAACTCTTGTCTCTTTCACTCATACTGCGTGTTTTCAGTAGACATACATTGGTGGGAGTCCATAGAAACCTCACTCTGAGAAGACAAAAGGGTCAATCTAACTAACTACAGTCAATCCAACGCTCCCAAGCACATAGATTTCCTGTAGTCAATTTTAAAATCAGGCAATCGTTCAACAAAAGAAGTCAAGAAATTGCTTTGAGCTGTTCTCCTCAACTGTCAGTCAATGGGAAAATATCTACATAAGCAGAAAGCAGTCAGGAAGAGAAATCTAGTAAACAACAAACATTCTAAGAATATTAGACCACTTAAACCAACTACtcattgttttaaattgtttctatttcccaaATATATGGACCTAAAAGTGTCTTTGTGTCAGCTTCTTAACTTCTAAATTACCTTTGTCCGTAATCGTTGAGCAATCTTCTCAAATTTGCCCTTGTCATGGAATTTAAAAGTGCGTCTTTGACGCTGGGAAGGGGCAATTGAGACTCTGGGGTCAAAAAAGGTATTAGATTCCATGTCTTCTGATGGCTTTTCTTTTAGTTGCTGTTTGAACTGTTCCCTCTTCACAGCTCGAATGTTTGCCTTCAGGGTGGGCATGCGGTGTGTGAGCTCCACCTCCTTGCCTGTGGCATCCACAGTGCGGCCTTGCTCATCCAGGATCAGTGGGGTGGGCTTCGTCTGATCTTTTAACTCGACtttcctgaaaaaacaaaacatccccCAAAGAAATAAATCCTACATGGAACAACAAAGCAAGGAAAacccaacagaaaacaaaaggaatcaGACTTATCAAAGACAATTGTAAATTAACCTTAGGGAAGGCAATCTCATCAGTGCTTAGGCTTGGTAAaatctccatttaaaaaaaaaaaaaaatcagagggctggagagttggctcagtggttaagagcattgactgctcttccagaggtcctgagttcaattcccagcaactacatggtgacccacaaccatctataatgggatccaatgcctcctggtgtgtctgcagacagtaaatcttaaaaaaaaaaaaaaaaaaatcagggttggggatttagctcagtggtagagcgcttgcctaggaagcgcaaggccctgggttcggtccccagctccggaaaaaaaaaaaaaaaaaaaaaaaaaaaaaaaaatcagagtaggGGGACtgagaagagatggctcagttgagaaaaggacctgggtttgattttcaACCCCAGTTGGGCCTTACGGTTGCCTGTAACTTGAGTTCTAGGGAATTCTAGGCCTCTTTCTGACCTCTGAAGATACCATCTACCCAGGAGCTACAAAGATAtctatgcaggcaaaatattcatatgcataaaataaatcttgaaacaaaacagcaaaaaatgTAAATTAGTTCTGTTTTTTAGCTAAgagttaatataaaataaaacatcaaacCATGATGAGGATATATCTCAGTATTTGAGAATTTGTACAGCACATTCAAGTTCATGGGCTCCCACAAAAAATACATCAAACCAAGTATTTGGAAACAGGGTATAATCAAATGAAATTAATTCTAAAATCATATTGAGAaaaatttgttcttttttccccctggtttttcgagatagggtttgtgtagccctagctatcctggaatatagcccagactggcctcaaactctgacttccctgcctctgcctcctaaatactgaaattaaagacatgtgctctTGCCACCACCTGGTCATTATCTAATCTTGTTTTATTCCCAAATTCttctcctttttcaaaatttattttcaggTCCTCCAGAACCAGACTTAAAGATAGCCAACCTGTGAGTACGGAGAaccaaaccttggtcctctggaatagcagcaaGTACTCTGAACTACTAGCCACCTTTCCACCAAACCCTCACCTGCccttttttgttcttatttcacctgcattggtgttttgtctgcatgtaagtctgtgtaAGTGCATTGGGTCCTACAGAACTGGAGTCACaaacaattgtgagccaccatgtggacactaggaattgaacctgaatCCTTTGGAAGAAGAACCAGTggtttaaccattgagccatcttctaGGTTATTCCCCTTCACCCCCATCCCTTTTGTGGTGGTTCAAGGGACTGAGAGCCCAAGGCCTCCTGCATACTAGCCAGACGTTCTACTACTGGGATGCATGGGAAACAACTCTATCATTTGCACCCAAGTTCTTAGTCTTGGGATGCTAGACCAATCACAaaggagacagggtcttgctacgAAGTTCTGGCTGGCCTAGGACTTGTTATGTAGACTAGTCTAAATTCGTATTTACCTCACTATTCTTGCTTCTCCCTCCTGAGTTAGAGTTGCAGACATATAGAGTCTCAACCAATATTGTTTAGTGGCTGAAGCTCTTAAGTAATAAGTCCAGAAATCTGATTCTATTCTTACCTCTGTTATTAAgtgaaaacattattttatttctaccaGTTATAAGCAGAcaacaaaagccaaaaataaatgcAACTGAATTTAgatcatatattaaaaatataaaactgtaagaaattatttaatgttctttgagaaaataagtcATTAACAGGCCGGAGAggtggcttagcggttaagagcactgactgctcttccaaaggacctgagttcaattcccagcaaccacatgatggctcacaaccatccataaagggatccgatgccctcttctggtgtgtctgaagacagttacagtgtgctcacatatataaaataaataaatcttagaaaaaaagacagaaacatgTAAGTAAATTACCTTTAATTAACTACTCCAAAAATGTTAGAAGTGACAAGGGACTGTGTGAAGGATACTCACGGTGGAGCTATGCCCATGGCATGGAGATTAGCTAGGCCCACCATGTTGGCATTGCCAATAAGCCCTGGCTTCAAAGCCAGCTGGGCCTGGATTCGGGCTTGTAGTTCAGCGGCTTTCCTTGCCTTCTCAATGGCATCATTCATAAAGGTAGCGGCCTGGGAGGGCTGAATAGTGTTGCCAATTGGAAGTCGCTCTGGTTGGGAAGAAGAAGGTGTCTTTGGCTATAAGACAGAGATTAAAAGAAATCCAAGAGTTTGAAACAGGCataacacagatacacacatagacaccgtGGCAGATTATGGCAGACAGCTGGAGCACTTGCTGGACCCTCGAGTGGACGAATGACAACAGACTATGTGCTAACCCGTCTTTCAGTACCTGAGGTGCAGGGGGGCTGATGAAGCTCAGCTGCTTTTTCCTTTCCTCGATTTGTCTCGTTGCTGCCTCCATCATCTGTTTGATCTGCTCTCCAGAGGGAAAAGGTTGAAAAGATTAATTTCCCCCATACATGGTCCTAAATGAAAAGGCATTCAGTTCCAGAGACCCAAAATTTTGTGAATGTCTCCACAATAAATATATTATCTATACCACAGACAAGAAGATATACACTTAAGCACCAGAATTTTCTGATCGTTCCCCACCCCCAAGTTAGGACTGGTATATTAGGTAGCATACACTACAGTGACTGAGACTCAGACAGTATAAGGCTAGAACTGCGCCACACTTTCTGCCTGTATTTCTTTGGATAAGGCATTAATACCTTAACTTCTCACAAATCTAAAAGGGGGGAAAGCAGTGCATGCGTGCTTCCTAACAAGCTACTATGTTAAAAGCAGGCAGGGAGACTATAGAAATGGTTCAGAGCTAAAGCACCAACCACTCTTGTACAGGCCCTGAGTTCAGGTCCTAGCATCCacgaggtggctcacaaccatctctaaccaGTCCTAGGGTATCTGACACGTAACTCCCACAGGTTCCTGTGTGCACATAAACATTCACAGTATGTTTAAAAATCATGGTTATGAGCCACGCATGacagcacacgcctttaatctcagcacttggaaagcaagagcaggcagatctctgtgtctgaggccagcctgatcttatACATTGTGAAtcgcaggccagccagggctaaatagcaagaccttgtctttaaaa carries:
- the Prpf3 gene encoding U4/U6 small nuclear ribonucleoprotein Prp3 isoform X3; this encodes MALSKRELDELKPWIEKTVKRVLGFSEPTVVTAALNCVGKGMDKKKAADHLKPFLDDSTLRFVDKLFEAVEEGRSSRHSKSSSDRSRKRELKEVFGDDSEISKESSGVKKRRIPRFEEVEEEPEVIPGPPSESPGMLTKLQIKQMMEAATRQIEERKKQLSFISPPAPQPKTPSSSQPERLPIGNTIQPSQAATFMNDAIEKARKAAELQARIQAQLALKPGLIGNANMVGLANLHAMGIAPPKVELKDQTKPTPLILDEQGRTVDATGKEVELTHRMPTLKANIRAVKREQFKQQLKEKPSEDMESNTFFDPRVSIAPSQRQRRTFKFHDKGKFEKIAQRLRTKAQLEKLQAEISQAARKTGIHTSTRLALIAPKKELKEGDIPEIEWWDSYIIPNGFDLGKSQERRLFWNHKSC